A segment of the Vibrio sp. 16 genome:
TAGCCAACCGCATAGCCCGCGCAAACATATAAAGTGACCAGCAACAATGTGCCCAATACAAGGTTGAGTGACTGATCGACAACATTTGGCAACTCCGAACGGATGATCCAATTCTTAGAGATTAATCCCCTCACGCTAAACGCTATTAATGCAGGAGTGATGATCGCCAAAGGATAGTTGGATGGCAGTACAGAGCCCGCATGCAGCAATCCCCACTCGTTACACAAGATGATGTAAATAAGCAAAGACGGAGTAATGACGGTGGTGCGGGACAGACGATGAAGACGCGCCAAAAAGTCTGAAAAATAGACAAGCAGCAAGATCGGAAACATTTTCCAAACTAAGGTGCTCACGAACAGAACATGGCTGCCGATTTTTTCAAACCCGATGACGTTTAACCCATTGCCAATCAACATACTGAATGCAGAAAGCAAGGAGACTGGCAGCAACATTACAAATACATTACACAAGCCATTTAAGTACGCGTTTTCTGATACTCGCACGAAAAACGCATACATGGGCTTGTTATCAAACAGGAACTTCATTGACTAAGCCTAAGGTCAAATCACAGTTTACGACATGCTCCCGTCTATGAGTTGCCCTACCAAATCGGTCTTAACTGCCCATTTTGATAGCTCACCCACGGGTGCGTTTCTGCCCTCTAATCAAGAGCAAGGCTTATATAAGTAGCGAGTCCTTAATTGTAATTTTTCCTGAGCACTGCACGAAGTGAGCGCTGCGCAAATATCAGATATAAGCAACCAGGCGCACCATACTCGCTTTCAATCATCAGATCGAATCACAGTTTCTATCGTAACAACAAAACTCACCTTTGCTGAATCGATATAGCTAGCGGTCAGCGGGATGATTAACCCCATCGTGAGTGACGACGTCACCAATATCGAACGGGTTAACACCCTCAAGGCACCCTAGGTTATAACCGAATTCATCGGGTGCCGAGCGTCTTTGATGATGGGTATAAATACCGCAGTGTTTGCAGAAGTAATGCTTAGCAGTATGAGTATTGAATTGATATAGCTTAAGCGCCTCTTCTCCTTTGAGAATTTTGATCCCGTCAAGCTTAACCGACGCAACAATAGCCCCTCGACGTCGGCACATAGAGCAATCACAACGCCTTGGTTTCTCGACACCATTAGGCAATGTCAGCTCAAGCTCCACACTGCCACAATGACATGTGAGCAAATGCTTCTCTTTGATTTCCGTTGGACCAATTTTCTTGAACATCCTTGTTCTCCTTAGCCAGTCTTATTATTCGTCGGTTTCTTTGGGAAACCTTTCTTCATAAAGCGCCATAAAATCAGCACGAATGTCCTGCTCTAGATGGGTCGCTTTGTCGGTTGGACAAAACAGCATGAAATGCACAATCTGCTCACCCGTTGCACCACTAGTAATGTGGATATGTGGCTCTGAGCCTGGCAAGTCAACGCCTGCATGCTTTTCGATCACCGTGTTGTACCTTTTCGCTACGTCGCTGAAATAGCTGATGTGCCCGTCGATTTTCTCCATGATGTCAGGAATCATTGGGTATAGATTGACAAAAGACGGCACAATAATCGAAAAATCATGGTAGACATAACGCTTCATGAAATTGAGATTTTTGACTGGGTAGGTGAAGAACATGCTGTTTGGCAGCGTTGCCGTTTTTCCGGTGTAATGGTAATGACCGTGGTATAAGTCGATTTCTTGGATCACCGTCGCCATCATATTATGTTCAATCACTTCACCACATATTTTCCCCACTTCAATCCAGTCGCCAATTCGGAATGAACGAGAGCTGGCTCTTTGAATCGAGCCCGTAAAACAGAGAATGATCTCTTTCGATGCGACAACAATAGCAACGGCAATGGCCGTCACCGATAAGGCAAATTCATTAATCTCAGATTGCCAAAGGACAAATAACAGTAAAACGGTGAGGACAAACGAACCATTCTTCGTTCTCGACATCCAATGACGCTGCTTTTCAGAAACAAAAGCGACATCGCCTCTGATTTTCCATAATATGGTTCGGCGAACCAATACTACCAACACCACAATCAGTGCGGTAAAGACCAATTTATGAGTGAGAAGAAAATCAATAACGACCTGTACTTTCTCCATACTCGCTCCCTCTCTAATTATGATTAAAGGGGCACATAGCCCCTTTAAATTATTCGTATTTCAGAAAGGTAACTTCCCACACATCCCCACTCGGGTCTAGTGCAATATGCCAATATTGTCGAGTGGTTAGCGCACTTTCACTCCCAATGATGTACTAGGTAGTGTCTAACAAGCCAAACGGAATAGCGGCTTAATCATTTATAGCGGGCAGAGGTAATAAACTGACCAAACGTTTCACACCATACAATGACCGTGTTGTAGTTGGCCGTTTCTACACTTTCAGGGATCGGTAACGAAAAACGATCGAAGGTTTTAACATCGCCAATTTGCACCATGGTGGATTTGTTTTGCAAGAAAGCCTGTTCCGTTTCAATGAACAGTGGTGAGAGGTAGAGCTTGTAATCAGGGCCAGGGGCAAGTTTGCCCACAAAGCCAATATGGTCATCACTGATGGAGACGGATCCTTCTCCCCAATGCAAAAAATCGCTGTCTTGTCTGTCGCGTTGAAACGTTCCAGTGTACAACGCGTTGTTCGTTACGCTTTGTACTTCATGCATCGCGGGGGACTGAGGTTGGGTAAGGATAGGCAGCGCGTAAATACCAAGAGCAAAGCCTATCCCACCAACAAGTAGGTGGCTGGCAACAAGTAAGATCCGTTTCATCATTATCGTGTTCATTTCCAATGGGCCTAAATTTAATGTACACGATAATCAACAAGATATCAGTGTTGCACCAAGTAATTATTGATAGCGCAACGCGGTTTTCTCTGCCAATGTGACGATCACTTGCACCGCTTGCTCCATCCCTTCAATACTGATGAATTCATGAATGCCGTGGAAGTTGTACCCGCCAGTGAAAATGTTCGGGCATGGTAGCCCCATAAATGAAAGTCGAGCGCCATCGGTGCCGCCACGAATAGGCTTAATTTGAGGCTGAATATCACAGGCAATCATCGCCTCTTTAGCGAGCTCAATAATGTGCGGGTGAGGCTCAACCATCTCCTTCATGTTGAAATAACTGTCAGTAAGCCGAAGTTCCACACGTCCTTTGTCTAGCTTTTCGTTAAGTTCTGCGACCTTTTGCTCCATGAACGCCTTGCGCTTTTCTAAGCCATCTCGTTCAAAATCACGAATGATGTAACCCAGTTCACTGCGAGCAACGGACATTTCTGCAGATTTTAGGTGATAAAAGCCCTCGTACCCTTGGGTTGTTTCTGGAGTTTCATCGGCGGGCATCATAAGTTGAAACTGGGCCGCGATATTCATAGCGTTGACCATTTTATCTTTCGCGGTTCCAGGGTGAACATTGGTGCCGTAGCAGATCACATCCGCGCTGGTCGCATTGAAGTTTTCAAACTCCAACTCACCAACAGGTCCACCATCAATGGTATAAGCCCACTGCGCACCAAACTTTTCAACATCAAACAAGTTAGCACCGCGGCCAATTTCTTCATCTGGAGTGAAACCGATGCAAATGTCACCGTGAGGAATATCCGGATGAGCGATCAACTCTGCGATCGCAGAGATAATTTCCGCGATACCCGCTTTGTTGTCTGCGCCCAGTAGCGTCGAACCATCTGTCGTGATCAAATTGTGCCCATGTAACTTGTGCAGTTCTGGATACTGAATCGGTGAGAGCACCTCATCGCCCTTTCCTAGCGCGATATCGCCCCCTTGATAATCTTCGATAAACTGAGGGTTCACATTCTCACCCGAAGCGTCAGGGGCGGTATCCATATGAGCGACAAAGCCAATTGCAGGCACCTCGTAAGCTACATTACTAGGTAGTTTTGCCATTAGGTAGCCGTTTGAGTCGAGCGAAACATCCGCCAGACCTAACTCAATGAGCTCCTGCTTTAAGAACTCTGCAAACGTGTATTGGCCTGGGCTGCTTGGGCATTCTAGATTGTTCGGGTTCGATTGAGTGTTAAACGTGACGTAGCGTAAAAAGCGTTGAACAAGTTCATTCATAGCAATATCTCTAACTTTTATGGTTTTAGTTCGTAATCTGGCCCCCATCCTACGCCTAATGTTTTAGAAAATTTTGCTATAAATCAGGTTTTAAGCGATCAGCGCAATACCGTGCATAACCACAACGCCCGATGTTAAACGGATTCGAAGCGTTTCATAGCCATTTGGTCCACGCTCTTGTTCTGAGTTCCTTAAGGCAAGCTCTGCGAGCAACACTAGCCCATAACTGACCGCGAGCAATATGAGCGCTAACCCCACATTGCTCCGCGCTAAAAGTAAGACGCCCCACGAAAGAATGGCAAACAAGTTACTGAGCAGCAAAGCGTTGCGGCTCATTCGATGTTTCGAATGATCAATAGCGTTCCCCCATAAAACGCCAGAGAGGAAACTCAGAATTACAACACTGTAAAACACAAACATTTCCAGTCCGCCTACGCCGAACACACTAATGCTGTTAAGTTGCAAAACCAACCCTACGGCAAAAGGAACTAAGCCAAGGTAACCCAAACTCAGCATCGTTGAGCGTGGTTGTTGCGTGCTTTTCACATTCATATCAATCTCCTTATTCGTCGCCTTTTATACGTAAAAAAGCCCAAGAAGTTTCCTACTTGGGCTTTCAATGCATCATTTAGTTAGTACTTAGAGAAGGATAAAAATACCCGCTAAACACGCACTCATTAGGTTGGCTAATGTACCCGCTGATACCGAGGTTAGCAACTTAACCCACGAGGTTTGATAAACGATTAAAGCGATGAACTTAGTCACCAAAGTGATAACGAAGGTTTGCACTAAACGTTGTTACGTCATTCACATCGATAAAGTATCTTGTGATCTGCCAACCAGCACTCCAGCGTTCAGCAAACTGATAATCCAGCCCCAAACCAACATAAGGGTCAATGCCATCGTCACTGCTCTTAATCGTTTCTCCCTGATACTCGCTCTTGTAGTCAACCTCCCAAGCAAAGCCACCCACAATCGCATTAACGCTAGCATTGTTTTCATGAAAAAGTTTGTATTGGATATCTAATGCAAACCCTTTTGCCAGTACTGGTGTCACTTTCGCGACACGAGCATGATATTCTGATGGAGGAAGACTCACATCGTGATCCAGAGTTGCACTGCCTTCGCCAAGGTCAAGGTAACGACCCGATATAGCCCAGCGATCGGCAAACTGGTAACCCAAACCAAAAGACCACATTATATCGGTACTGTCCTGACTCTGCAGAAATTCATCGTACGCCGATGATCGACCGTCCGCCAGACTCATACCTACATCACCATTGACAAACCAGCTAGCCTGACTAGTGAAACAGATCAAAGAGAGAAAGCCCCCTAAAAACACTCGACCACAATGTCGCATCATACTCAACATGCCTAACAACAACACGACTGTAACTCCTAAACTACCGCCACCGGCACTGTTACTGACTTTACTACCCGCTGTTGGGGTAACGTTCACTGTTACATCTGCATACGCGGTACCGCCATTCCCATCGCTCACGCCATAGCGAATTGTATCGGTACCATAAAAGCCTTGCGCAGCACGATAAACAACTTGGTTTTGTTCAATTGACACGCTGCCGAAGGTCGCCGTAGCACTTACTACCGATAAAGTGTCGTTATCTGCGTCGCCATCATTACTTAGTACATCAACGGTTACTGAACTATTCAACGCTACATACACATTGTCATTCACTGCATTAGGGAGTGTATTGCTCGATGTTGTTGCCACACCGCCTGGATCAACAATCGTCCCATTTTCAATTCCATCATCATCGTTCGGGCCCCCATCTTGCACCGTTAACTGTACGCACCAATGACCCTCTGTGAGTCCTCTGCTCCAACTTTCATCTCCTGGAGGAGGGCAGTAACCCGCTTCCCCTTGTGTCGATGAAACAAAGTTTTCACTGTTCGTAACAAAGTCAATCCAACCAAGGTTATCTCGATACTTGCGATATATTGCACTCGCAGGAATAGGTAGGCGTTGTGGGAAGACGATTTGATATGTCTGTCCCGGAGTCGGTAACCCGTACGCAACGAAATCGAAGATACCGCCAATATTACGAGCTTCTAAGTCATCACTCAGCTCGTTATTCAGAAGTAGTAGTCCCCCCGTTTCGTTGCTCGCAAGAGTAATACCTTTGCGCAAACAAACGCCCGGTTCTCCTTCCACCAAGTAGTGGTGAGATTCCAAAGCCTGCTCTTGTACTACGTTACACTCGCTAATGGCATCTTGGTAATCAGGAATACCATCATTATCGCTGTCACCTAACCCCTCTTCGACATCAGGAATAAGGTCACCGTCACTGTCTTGACCGCTGACTAAAGTTTCAAGCTGTTCCACGACTTCGATATACACATCACGGGTAACAACTGCCGATGCACTGTCGGTCACTTCAACTTGAATTCGATAGATACCGGCTTCTAGTGATTCAGGGCTAAACACGAACTGCGTTGCATCATTACTGATGTTTGCGAGCTGCGCATTATCGTTGATCCAGCGGTAGCTGTGACTGTCTCCCTGGTTTGCGTCTGTGACTGTTGTCGTAACAGTTACCACTTGGTCACTGTTCTCGATGATTGAACGAGTCTGATCATTTTGGCTGACCGATACGCTCACCTCTGGAGCAATATTACTCTCAGATATGGTCAGTGTGTAGCTCGACTTACTACCAAGGTTCATACTGTCAACTAAACTGATCACCAAGGTTTCAATCCCTTCGTTCACACTGTCATCATTCACCGCAAACTCTATATAGCCTTCTGTTCCATGGCTTATCACTACCTGTCCATTAGTGAGGCTATGGTCTGAAGCGTCTGCACTACCACTGACGGTATAGTCGACGCTCACCGGATAGCTCGGCGCTTCACCATTAAGATAGACACCTACACGATGAGTCGAGCCTTCTGTAGTAATGTCATCTTTACCTATTGTGATTAATGGATTCACCGTTACCAGTTGACTGTCTCGCCCTTCGTTACCCTCAGCATCAGTCGCACGCCAGTAAACAGTATGCAACCCTGGTTCAAAAAAGCTGTCGCTGTCAATCAAAGATACAGGTAGCGCATTACCCTGGCTGTCAATAGCAGTGGCAACACCTAGGTTGACTTTGGTAAATAGCCCCGTCGCGTTCACCGTGATATCCGCAGCCGCTGTTACCACAGGCGCTTTAGTACTCGATGGTTCAATGATGACTATCGCTTCACCTGTTGCACTGCCACCATTTCCATCAACGATGCCATAACGTAGGTTTACCAAACCGATATGTGTCGTCGTCAGCGTGATTGCACCTTCACTGATACTTGTGCTTCCTTGATCAGTGGATACCCAGCTCAGTGCCATGACATCCCCATCATCCACGTCGATGTCGTTCTGCAATACATCTAAGGTGTAAATCCCATTCTCCGTAACAGGGAAAGTAAAGCGATCATTTTCGGCCACAGGCCCATCATTCACGTTCGTCACGACCAGACTAAACGCAGGTAAGCTCGAGGTTATCTGGCCATCCGACACGCTGATAACAATACCTGCCGTCGTGCCCACATGCGCATTCTTTGGTGTACCGCTTAACTCACCCGTCACTGTATCAAAGCTTGCCCAAGATGGTTTATTGGTGATGCTGAATGACAGTGTATCGATTTCAATATCATTCGCTAATGGCGTAAATCGATACGCACTGTCTTCCTCGACTGTTGTAGTTGGTGTACCACTTATCGTTGGAGCGTCATTAACGCTACCCACTACCACCACAGAAGTCGCAGTGCTACCATCGTCTGTATCGCTTGGGGTTACCATCAGAACCACATTCCCGTTACTGTTAGCTGCCGAGGTATAATGAATCTGATTTGTTCCATCTAACCAAAGGTTAATATCCTCTGCTGCGCCAGTTAGCATGACACTGGCTGTACCTGAACCACTCACGGTGACACCATTAGTGACTCCGTTACCACCGGCAACAGTCAAGCGACCACTGGATACCTGGAATACCAATGTGACCTCGTCACCTTCGGCATCGCTAACGACAATAGCACTTAAATCAATGTTGCTGATCTCATCTTCTATTGCAGCAAAGCTAGGCACCAACCCAGTGATCACTGGTACATCATTTATCTCGGCCACCGCCACTGTAGATGACACCGATAGCGCTGCCGTATTGATGTTGTCACCGCTACTCTCACCACTGTCGGTCAACGCCACCAATGTTACTACTCTGGGCTTGTCCACACTTGGGTGATCGCTGCTATGGAAATAAGTGATCCCATTAACCAGAGCCTGCAGTTGCACTTGAGTCAAACTCATACCCGATAACGTGATGGTCGATGTTTGCTCCGTATTCACCACGCTATATGCCAAATTACGGGTAGAGGTCATACCGTTAGCGTTACTGCCTAACTCCAGTAACGTACCATCAATAGTCAACACCTCTTCACTAGCATCAATTACATTGCTGACAGTCAATACCAGTCCTGTAAAAGTCTGCCCATTTTCTATTGTGCTAGCTGCCGCCTGGTTGAACAGTAACACTGCCTCTGCGTTTTCTGTGTAAGTTGAGTTGAGCGCTGATGCCTTGAGGGTTGGTGCATCATTGATAGCCACCAAAGTTACGTTCGACGCTAGGGCCAAGGTCGCTGTTGCATTTTCACTACCACTGTCTGTGACCGCTGCAATAGTGACCACGCGACGAATATCAACGCTAGGATCCTCACTGCCGTTTAGGTAGCGAATACCATTGACTAAGTCCTGGAATGCTTCTTCAGTTAAAGTGGCTCCGTTAAAGGAGACTGTCGCTATGTTATCGACTAGTGATACTACAAAATCAAACTCACCCACAGAGCCCGTTTGCCCATGGTTCAATGCAACAGAGTGACCAGATACCATTAAGGCTTCTTCACTTGTATCGCTGACATTGCTAACAGTCAGAACGAATCCAACTAAAGACTGATCACTTTCCACGGTGCTGACGTCACTCCCTTGATACAGAGCTACCGCTTCACCACCTTCGATAAAGGTTGGGTTTGTGACGGTCACGGTAAGGGTTGGTGCATCATTGCGACCTGTTACGGTAGTGGTCACCTCATTCGTGCCGGTACTGTTGTCTTCCCCATCGTTAAAGGTAAAGCTGAGTACAATCGAACTTGCGGGCTCATTCGCCTCATTCTGGTACGTGATATTTTGAAGTACGCCATTAACCATTGCGGTGGTCGCATTGCTGTTGAAGGTCAGTACTAGTGTCCCACTAGAGTTACGAGTGACTGTTCCCACAATAGTTCCATTGTAGGTTAGCGCTCCTCCTTCAGTCAGCACTCCTAAATTGCCATGATTCGCAAATAGGTCGTTAGCATTAGCGCCACCTTTACGTTCAATGGTCAATGTCGCACCGTCGTAATTGCCAGCACCACCGCTAAGAGCATCCAACTCTGCATCACTGACGGAGGCATCACTGTCAATCACGACTGGTGAACCGTCTTCAGTAAACTCCGGTGTCGCATCTA
Coding sequences within it:
- a CDS encoding GFA family protein, which produces MFKKIGPTEIKEKHLLTCHCGSVELELTLPNGVEKPRRCDCSMCRRRGAIVASVKLDGIKILKGEEALKLYQFNTHTAKHYFCKHCGIYTHHQRRSAPDEFGYNLGCLEGVNPFDIGDVVTHDGVNHPADR
- a CDS encoding DUF3429 domain-containing protein, producing the protein MNVKSTQQPRSTMLSLGYLGLVPFAVGLVLQLNSISVFGVGGLEMFVFYSVVILSFLSGVLWGNAIDHSKHRMSRNALLLSNLFAILSWGVLLLARSNVGLALILLAVSYGLVLLAELALRNSEQERGPNGYETLRIRLTSGVVVMHGIALIA
- a CDS encoding DM13 domain-containing protein gives rise to the protein MKRILLVASHLLVGGIGFALGIYALPILTQPQSPAMHEVQSVTNNALYTGTFQRDRQDSDFLHWGEGSVSISDDHIGFVGKLAPGPDYKLYLSPLFIETEQAFLQNKSTMVQIGDVKTFDRFSLPIPESVETANYNTVIVWCETFGQFITSARYK
- the pepT gene encoding peptidase T codes for the protein MNELVQRFLRYVTFNTQSNPNNLECPSSPGQYTFAEFLKQELIELGLADVSLDSNGYLMAKLPSNVAYEVPAIGFVAHMDTAPDASGENVNPQFIEDYQGGDIALGKGDEVLSPIQYPELHKLHGHNLITTDGSTLLGADNKAGIAEIISAIAELIAHPDIPHGDICIGFTPDEEIGRGANLFDVEKFGAQWAYTIDGGPVGELEFENFNATSADVICYGTNVHPGTAKDKMVNAMNIAAQFQLMMPADETPETTQGYEGFYHLKSAEMSVARSELGYIIRDFERDGLEKRKAFMEQKVAELNEKLDKGRVELRLTDSYFNMKEMVEPHPHIIELAKEAMIACDIQPQIKPIRGGTDGARLSFMGLPCPNIFTGGYNFHGIHEFISIEGMEQAVQVIVTLAEKTALRYQ
- a CDS encoding mechanosensitive ion channel family protein, giving the protein MEKVQVVIDFLLTHKLVFTALIVVLVVLVRRTILWKIRGDVAFVSEKQRHWMSRTKNGSFVLTVLLLFVLWQSEINEFALSVTAIAVAIVVASKEIILCFTGSIQRASSRSFRIGDWIEVGKICGEVIEHNMMATVIQEIDLYHGHYHYTGKTATLPNSMFFTYPVKNLNFMKRYVYHDFSIIVPSFVNLYPMIPDIMEKIDGHISYFSDVAKRYNTVIEKHAGVDLPGSEPHIHITSGATGEQIVHFMLFCPTDKATHLEQDIRADFMALYEERFPKETDE